A window of the Virgibacillus pantothenticus genome harbors these coding sequences:
- a CDS encoding CDP-glycerol glycerophosphotransferase family protein, translating into MTKIDEHKKRKSYSEHGVLLGKIEVKKVSYEGNELIIDTRSNMNKEFELYLYNEESKVYSKVKYNFHGGQIIIDINYSFKINKQLEGKWSFCVKSKFESYTLLESFKINNFEKQNIPIADLGINHNLYCGIYIDSKGVLYYCQFPELLYKESTRNEILEKIDINNINIKNKSFSFHLVEDKFNNYDLINVVLVARKQKKARMVLGTIKKGNEIKCTLPEMEFQNGRYNFFLEVVCGSYYVKARLHTNQNKCDLGYFDLENDNSVLVYKTAKNNLSLVKGKIYNVFREKSNAKITLTKIKRTWRKRYKLSLHVDSDNKLKINKILIKLRSSDNFKVMEASNLTIKIQNGNNRKVEGQFIPDWEKYRPLYWDVMLEVTDEQGYTGCMRVNKASYIVKKVLKEDYFRQSIVNKDKIIYPYLTLNKSVSFMMREKDSYENVRNKIKEKVAYYIFKLLKGYPYKNKEVWLGFEKFSRTAQDNGYAFFDFVEKNNLHKDFYYIIDSRSPDYERIKAINKNIVEFMSFKYFYLIYVAKLLISSETKRHAYNIRVRTGRVANCLQTKRSIFLQHGVTGLKKSDVFKKSKGRGNFDLVVATSDKEKEIIIENWKYSEQEVIVTGFSRWDLLEDRSHKLEQKKIFVMPTWRSWMEGMTKEEFVRSDYYHNYLSFLTSIRLREILQEYNLNLVFFLHPKFKEYIHEFSVSDHNIYLKSFLDIKVNEELMESSILISDYSSITWDMFYMNKPVIFFQFDHEKYNDLEGSYLDMDRELFGERAENPDELIQILYNYITNDFKVTPAYQSKRRKYFKYIDHDNSKRIFNEINKRLNMGD; encoded by the coding sequence ATGACTAAGATAGATGAACATAAAAAGAGAAAAAGTTATTCAGAGCATGGAGTGCTGTTGGGGAAAATAGAAGTGAAAAAAGTTTCCTATGAAGGAAACGAATTAATAATTGATACAAGATCAAACATGAATAAAGAATTCGAATTATATTTATACAATGAAGAAAGTAAAGTTTATAGTAAAGTTAAATATAACTTTCATGGTGGTCAAATTATAATAGATATAAATTATTCTTTTAAGATTAATAAACAGTTAGAAGGTAAATGGTCTTTTTGTGTTAAAAGTAAATTTGAATCTTATACCTTATTAGAGTCATTTAAAATAAATAATTTTGAAAAACAAAATATCCCCATTGCAGATTTAGGGATTAACCATAACCTTTATTGTGGAATCTACATTGATAGTAAAGGTGTTCTTTACTATTGTCAATTTCCTGAATTGCTATATAAGGAATCTACTAGAAATGAAATTTTAGAGAAAATAGATATTAATAATATTAATATAAAAAATAAGTCCTTTAGCTTTCATTTAGTTGAAGATAAATTTAATAACTATGATCTAATTAATGTAGTTTTGGTGGCTAGAAAACAAAAAAAAGCTAGGATGGTTCTAGGTACTATAAAAAAAGGGAATGAAATTAAATGTACTTTACCTGAAATGGAATTTCAAAATGGACGGTATAATTTTTTCCTTGAAGTAGTATGTGGATCATATTATGTTAAAGCAAGGCTGCATACGAACCAAAATAAATGTGATTTGGGCTATTTTGATCTAGAAAATGATAACTCAGTATTAGTCTATAAAACTGCCAAAAATAACTTATCATTGGTAAAAGGTAAAATTTACAATGTCTTTAGAGAAAAATCAAATGCAAAAATAACTTTAACTAAAATAAAAAGAACTTGGAGAAAACGCTATAAACTAAGTCTTCATGTTGATTCAGATAACAAACTAAAGATCAACAAAATACTTATTAAGTTAAGAAGTAGCGATAACTTCAAAGTTATGGAGGCTTCAAACCTTACTATAAAAATTCAAAATGGAAACAATCGAAAAGTTGAAGGCCAATTTATTCCAGATTGGGAAAAATACCGCCCTCTTTATTGGGATGTTATGTTAGAAGTAACAGACGAGCAAGGGTACACAGGTTGTATGAGGGTTAATAAAGCGTCATATATTGTTAAAAAAGTTTTGAAAGAAGATTATTTTAGGCAATCAATAGTTAATAAAGATAAAATAATATATCCATATCTTACTCTAAATAAAAGCGTATCCTTTATGATGAGAGAAAAAGATTCGTATGAGAATGTTAGAAACAAAATTAAGGAAAAGGTTGCTTATTATATTTTTAAGTTGCTCAAAGGGTACCCTTACAAGAATAAAGAAGTGTGGTTAGGTTTTGAAAAGTTCTCAAGAACAGCTCAAGATAATGGTTATGCTTTCTTCGATTTTGTTGAAAAAAATAATCTTCATAAAGACTTTTATTATATAATTGATAGTAGGTCACCTGACTATGAGCGAATTAAGGCTATAAATAAAAACATTGTTGAATTTATGTCCTTTAAATATTTTTACCTTATTTATGTTGCGAAGTTACTTATTTCATCTGAGACAAAAAGGCATGCTTATAATATAAGAGTGAGAACTGGGAGGGTGGCTAATTGTTTACAAACAAAGCGTAGTATTTTTTTACAGCATGGAGTCACAGGTCTAAAGAAATCAGATGTATTTAAAAAAAGTAAGGGGAGAGGTAACTTCGATTTAGTAGTTGCTACTTCAGATAAAGAGAAGGAAATAATAATAGAGAACTGGAAATATTCGGAGCAAGAAGTGATTGTTACTGGTTTTTCTCGATGGGATTTATTAGAAGATAGATCACATAAGCTGGAACAAAAAAAGATATTTGTTATGCCTACATGGAGATCATGGATGGAGGGAATGACTAAAGAGGAATTTGTACGATCAGACTATTATCATAACTACCTTTCATTTTTAACATCAATTAGATTAAGGGAAATTTTGCAAGAATACAATTTAAATTTAGTATTCTTTTTACATCCCAAATTTAAAGAGTATATACATGAATTTTCAGTCTCTGACCATAATATTTATCTTAAAAGTTTCTTAGATATTAAAGTTAATGAAGAATTAATGGAGTCTTCTATCTTAATAAGTGATTATTCATCAATTACATGGGATATGTTTTATATGAATAAACCAGTGATATTTTTTCAGTTTGATCATGAGAAATATAATGACTTAGAAGGTAGTTATTTGGATATGGATAGAGAGTTATTTGGGGAACGTGCAGAAAATCCTGATGAATTAATCCAAATATTATATAATTATATTACAAATGATTTCAAAGTAACACCGGCTTATCAAAGTAAAAGAAGAAAGTATTTTAAATATATTGATCATGATAATTCAAAAAGAATCTTTAACGAAATAAATAAACGATTAAATATGGGTGATTAA
- a CDS encoding glycosyltransferase, with product MTENGCGIDDITLITTNYNPDYEYVYKQYRNKAVVNENTDFLNMYNDLRWDDSVNIRNNYREYLHKELGDQYFAVPKKGNEHKTVFYKNGVPILHTSYNTKTNRMGHIEVYSNQHSHPAKRIYIDKNGNLHRIRYFKDKTKDNVIRDVFVDRKFNAYLTKEYIYTNETLKLDRIILFKKDNSSEVFLNEKELIKYWFEGFLVDGDTVINDVRHLDRPLLNVNKNIKRIFQMHGPHLSKPNNLDSETKNSFRYLFENISEDQDVIISLTNGQRENIIKKYPHLANRIYVIPHCISGKVNINEKMIDRNKICVVSRLVELKRIDHAIKAFNSVLKDRPNIKLEIYGEGEEEESLKRLVAELGIQDSVKFKGFTKNPQKIYESSSLFLMTSKLEGFGLTVLESIFHGCPVVSYDITWGPSEIINDNNGILVENGDINGLKNAMVTLLDSPPKRKKVAKLDEKFTQKHFVKSWKEILRK from the coding sequence TTGACAGAAAATGGCTGTGGTATAGATGATATTACTTTAATAACTACTAATTATAACCCTGATTATGAATACGTATATAAACAATATCGTAACAAGGCAGTTGTTAATGAGAATACTGACTTCTTAAATATGTACAATGATTTAAGATGGGATGACAGTGTGAATATTAGAAATAATTACCGAGAATACCTTCACAAAGAGCTTGGAGATCAATATTTTGCTGTACCTAAAAAAGGAAATGAGCATAAAACGGTATTTTATAAGAATGGTGTACCGATACTTCATACTTCATACAATACTAAAACAAATCGAATGGGTCACATTGAAGTATATTCAAATCAACATTCCCATCCGGCTAAGAGGATATATATAGATAAAAATGGTAATCTCCATAGGATTAGATATTTTAAAGATAAAACTAAAGATAATGTTATTAGAGATGTTTTTGTTGATAGGAAATTTAATGCTTATTTAACTAAGGAATATATATATACTAATGAAACTTTGAAATTAGATCGAATTATACTATTTAAGAAAGATAATAGCTCTGAAGTATTTTTAAACGAAAAAGAACTTATAAAATATTGGTTCGAGGGCTTTTTAGTAGATGGAGATACAGTTATCAACGATGTAAGACATTTAGATAGACCATTATTAAATGTAAACAAGAATATAAAAAGAATTTTTCAAATGCATGGACCGCATTTGTCTAAACCTAATAATTTAGATTCTGAAACGAAAAACAGCTTTAGATACCTTTTTGAAAACATATCGGAAGATCAAGATGTTATTATTTCATTAACAAATGGTCAAAGGGAAAATATTATTAAAAAATATCCCCATCTTGCAAATAGAATATATGTAATCCCTCATTGTATTAGTGGTAAAGTTAATATTAATGAAAAGATGATTGATCGCAATAAAATTTGCGTTGTTTCAAGATTAGTGGAATTAAAACGAATTGATCATGCGATTAAAGCATTCAATAGTGTATTAAAAGATAGACCTAATATAAAACTTGAAATATATGGAGAAGGTGAAGAGGAAGAATCCTTGAAGAGATTAGTAGCTGAGTTAGGAATTCAGGATTCCGTAAAATTTAAAGGTTTTACAAAAAATCCACAAAAGATATATGAATCATCCTCATTATTTCTAATGACTAGTAAACTAGAAGGGTTTGGTCTGACTGTTTTAGAGAGCATTTTTCATGGATGTCCGGTAGTTAGTTATGATATTACCTGGGGCCCATCCGAAATTATTAATGATAATAATGGAATTTTAGTTGAGAATGGAGATATAAACGGTTTAAAAAATGCTATGGTTACTTTACTTGATTCTCCCCCAAAAAGAAAGAAAGTGGCGAAATTAGATGAGAAATTTACACAAAAGCATTTTGTAAAAAGTTGGAAAGAAATATTAAGGAAGTGA
- a CDS encoding CDP-glycerol glycerophosphotransferase family protein, which yields MKSNFVSNKIKNIKLENNDYTIQIPIKEQYTKSLEKSSVVLKSRDKQEAIDLNFNYLNSTECYRIYKVTIPFNTLKNKLFKKNIWDMYIVQENSEIEAKHIRIKSDCYNIHFLSTTVPTQEKMFYPYVTNQGGLSFKVNDYAMISEVESVKISKKNIIFYGYFNFPPFYRNNQYKVNKVTLWVVDSLTNKETEVPIELFQRGDLLPDQHLDENIMFGFKGKLNLKSYLTDNKRLRFFLKVCFKKADGLLEEYESRIKLTCFSYEKLSSIIFNKYKKYKIYVRQSKKSKAFTVQILHFNLKKVIIEKVRYKWLKVRRGNKLKKLYKVAFKILGKLPVRKNLIVFESFLGKQYSDSPRAIYEYMLENNLNDRMYWSFDRRHINYFKDREIRAVRRFSIKWLFLMARANYWISNSRLPLWLPKPSHTIYVQTWHGTPLKKLAADMEQVQMPGTNTKKYKKNFLKEASKWDYLVSPNNYSTQIFKRAFGFKGTMIESGYPRNDVLVKSNNKENITEIKKKIKIPTHKKVILYAPTWRDNQFYEKGKYKFNLKMDIDKLRKELQNDYIIILRLHYLVAENLDLRGYEGFIYDLSKYEDIRELYLVSDILITDYSSVFFDYANLKRPMIFYVYDIEDYRDNLRGFYFDFEKKAPGPLVKSTDGILEEINKINKVGFVPSANFREFYKKFCYLEDGKATERVVKNFFY from the coding sequence ATGAAGTCAAATTTTGTTTCAAATAAAATTAAAAATATTAAACTTGAAAATAATGACTATACAATTCAGATACCAATAAAAGAACAGTATACGAAGTCATTAGAGAAAAGTTCTGTAGTTTTAAAATCACGTGATAAACAAGAGGCGATAGATTTAAACTTTAACTACCTAAATTCTACAGAATGTTATCGTATATATAAGGTCACTATTCCCTTTAACACTTTAAAAAATAAATTATTTAAAAAGAACATTTGGGATATGTATATAGTTCAGGAAAATAGTGAAATAGAAGCCAAACATATTAGAATTAAAAGTGATTGTTACAATATTCATTTTCTTTCTACTACAGTACCTACTCAAGAGAAAATGTTCTATCCTTATGTTACAAATCAAGGAGGTTTATCTTTCAAAGTAAATGATTACGCAATGATATCAGAGGTTGAATCAGTTAAGATATCGAAAAAAAATATAATTTTTTATGGCTATTTTAATTTTCCTCCTTTTTATAGAAATAACCAATATAAAGTTAACAAGGTTACGCTTTGGGTGGTTGACAGTTTGACGAATAAAGAGACAGAAGTTCCTATAGAATTGTTTCAGCGAGGGGACTTACTACCGGATCAACATTTGGATGAGAATATAATGTTTGGGTTTAAAGGTAAACTAAATTTAAAAAGTTATTTAACCGATAATAAGAGACTAAGATTTTTTTTAAAAGTTTGTTTTAAAAAAGCTGATGGTTTGCTTGAAGAATATGAATCCAGAATAAAATTAACATGTTTTAGCTATGAAAAATTAAGTTCAATTATTTTTAATAAGTATAAAAAGTATAAAATTTATGTAAGACAGAGTAAAAAGTCTAAAGCTTTCACAGTTCAAATTCTCCACTTCAATTTAAAAAAAGTGATTATAGAAAAAGTCAGATATAAATGGTTGAAAGTTCGAAGGGGAAATAAATTGAAAAAACTATATAAAGTAGCCTTTAAAATACTAGGAAAACTACCAGTAAGGAAAAATTTAATTGTATTTGAGAGTTTTTTAGGGAAACAGTATAGTGATAGTCCAAGAGCTATATATGAATATATGCTAGAAAATAATTTGAATGATCGAATGTATTGGAGTTTTGACAGAAGGCATATTAATTATTTTAAAGATAGGGAAATAAGAGCTGTTAGAAGGTTTTCAATAAAGTGGTTATTTCTTATGGCTAGAGCAAATTATTGGATCAGTAATAGTAGACTACCATTATGGTTACCAAAACCATCTCATACAATTTATGTCCAAACCTGGCATGGAACTCCTTTAAAAAAGTTGGCCGCAGATATGGAACAAGTACAAATGCCAGGTACTAACACCAAGAAATATAAGAAAAATTTTTTAAAAGAGGCTAGTAAATGGGACTATTTAGTATCACCTAATAACTATTCTACTCAAATCTTTAAGAGAGCATTTGGCTTTAAAGGGACTATGATTGAATCGGGTTATCCTAGGAATGATGTTTTGGTTAAATCAAATAATAAAGAGAATATAACAGAAATAAAGAAAAAAATAAAGATTCCAACACACAAAAAAGTGATTTTATACGCGCCAACATGGAGAGATAATCAGTTTTACGAAAAAGGTAAATATAAATTTAATCTGAAAATGGATATAGATAAATTAAGAAAAGAATTGCAGAATGACTATATTATTATTTTAAGATTACATTATCTCGTTGCAGAAAACTTGGATTTAAGAGGATATGAAGGCTTTATATACGACTTATCTAAATATGAAGATATTAGAGAATTGTATTTAGTATCGGATATATTAATTACTGATTATTCTTCAGTGTTTTTTGATTATGCAAATTTAAAAAGACCAATGATCTTTTATGTATACGATATTGAGGACTACAGGGATAATCTAAGAGGTTTTTATTTCGATTTTGAAAAAAAAGCCCCAGGCCCTTTAGTGAAGTCTACTGATGGAATATTGGAAGAGATAAACAAAATAAACAAGGTTGGTTTTGTTCCATCTGCTAACTTTCGAGAATTTTATAAGAAGTTTTGCTATTTAGAAGACGGAAAAGCTACTGAACGAGTAGTAAAAAATTTTTTTTACTAA